The DNA segment taaatttatgtaattctagttttattattttacatattcattgCTCTTGTCATtcttgcttttattgttttatcatattGCTTTGATTTCAAGGTATGTTTgtctaagtaaataaaaatgatgacatCCATGACAAAGGAAAGTTTTATCACAGAAGTTGACACAACGCAAGTCCAGAGGACCAGCTTTCTACAAATCCACAAAAGAATTCTTACTATTAGGTGGAGCTAATTTCTTGCTGTCTTGTCTCACAAGTTTCAATCCTTCAGACTCAGGTGATCCAGTGTCTTCTTGAGATTTGGGTTTGTCTTCAGACACTATGACTGAACAgaacattttattcataatttatgaaAACAGAATAATTGGACACTTAATCcacaaaatgtctgaatgtcattaaATTGGacacaaaataaaagtgaaaggcCATATATTGCAAAGAAAGCTGTCCACTTTACAAGCAAAACATTTGACAAAAAGAGGTTTGCAGGGTTTAAAATACTACTTAACCAGATGTAGTGCTGAAGATTAATTGTATTATATCagtattgtgtgtttgtgcttaGTGGATGATGTTGATGTGAATCTTGAATGTGGCTGCGTTCCACTTATAAGTGGCCATCCCTTTGGTGAAATACTACCACAAGAGGGAGTAACAGCTGTAGAGATGTGATCAACATGCTGTGATCCAGTGGTCTGCAgcagttttttctctctctcatctagCTCCACCTCTCTTTTATCTAAAGTTTTTTGTCTGTCATGCTCTTCTTGCGCAGGAGCCTGTAGGCCTGCTTCTCTTTGCTCCTGTAATCTGTTATGCTCTAACTGTATTTTTGTGGGCAggaatttttctctctctctctcattgaaAGCCATCAGTTCTACATCTAACTGTCTCTTGTAATACCTGAGGGCATACAGCTCCTCCTTCagttcatattttttctttttgagagcATCCATCTGTTGACTTAAATGATTCTCTCTGCTTTGGGAATCATCTAATTCCTTGTTTAACTGATTCATTCTGGCTTTATGAGCATCCAGTTCTTTATGCAGATCTTGtaattctctcatgttttcagaattctttctttccatttctgTAACTTTTGTTCTTAGATTTTCCTCTGTTGTTTTCATTTCTGCCAAATTTCCTCTCAGTATACTCTCTCGCTCCTCATATTAAGCATCAAATTCTGTCTTAAAATAAGCTTCAGCTTTGTCTAGCAAGTCAAAATCCTTCGTAAAAAAGCTCCCCTTTCTCTGCTTTATCATTGTCTCAGTAGCGTCATGGAATAGCTTTAGAACATTTTCCTCATTGTTCTTTAAAATGTGGAACCTTTTCCTGCACTTTTTCACACATCGGTTGCTGCCTATATCACTGTCCTTGTATTCATGCATAAATAAGACCATACTGTAGTCTAATGCCTCCTGGCCAAACACTTCACTGAGAGCTCGTAAAATGTAATGCTCTTTACCAGAGTTATGTACATCGCCAAGcactaaaaaaaaagcatgaggCCCAGGAAAGACCAGTGAGTAACAAAACTCCATGTCTATTTTCATAGATCTGACTCTGTTTCTGAAGGTCAGGTAAGTTTTCAAGTGTTCCAGCCCATAAGCAGGAGTTTTTACTACAGAGACATGTCGTCCGCTTACACACGCCTCTCTAAACTCACATGTCCCATATTTAGTGCTATCCATTCTATCTGCTGATCTAAGAATAGTGTCACAAGCTTCATTTATCAGAACCTCATCACTTCCAAACACAATGAATCTAAACCTTGTAATGGAGTCTGTGGATTGTTTTGCTGCATATGAAAATGTTCCATCTGTTACAAAGAGAATAACACAATGTTGTGATGCATTTGTGGTCTACagataactgtaaaaataatctaaaatctgCATCAGTAAACAGTGTAATATGTGGTGCCTCGATGGACTGATATCCAATAAATAGATTTCAGAAActcaaaagtcaaaataaaatacaataaaaaatacacctATGCAAAGTAACCTAGTCAAAATGAAAGTGTTACCTCTCTTCTGTCTTTGTGCCATGTTGAATGTAGAAAAGATTCTTATAAAAGGTTAGAGAAggctattaataaattaatattagttaaataaaaataataataataaaacaaaactgaatgacCAAAATGAACACTCCATTCAGCTGATGTTAAGACAAAAGTAAGGAAAATTAAAGCATGCTCATACTGGAGACTGAGCACAGGATGTGGTGTGGTGTGAACATACAGACGTCAAACTAAGAAGAGGGAAGCATTATTGTGTGGAATCAAGAGTGTTTAACTTAACTGTAcataattttttctgtttttgtttaatcgTAATTCATGTGCTATGCTGTCTTCACAAAGAAATGTCACCATTTAACGGCACAGGATGATGTTGTGAAGCAGTAATTTCCCATTTTCTTTGCTTTGGTATAATTGTGGAAATCATGTTGATCAGATGAAGTCTGACTTTTTCACATGCCTTTGCAACACTTCACTTTACTTTCGCAACATTGCACATCATCACTGCACATTGTTTCCTCACTCATCGCAATATTATGGTCTTATTAAGGCAAGGCAAGATCATTTACACAAAGGCATTTTTGAGTGCTTTACagtcttttattatatattttagttgtGCATTTTATCCTACTGTAATTTATCtttactgtgtgtttgtggttgctttgtatttataatttgttatatttacttACAGTAGTAGGCTACTCTTTGATGTCAATTCACTTGTTGTTGTTGgcaggaatgacatgaggatagTATGTGGAAATGCATGGAAAGCATGGAGACTTTTTAAGTGGTccaaaatttgtatttatttcagagTGATGGAAcaagaaaaaatgtgttaatgtaaAGCAATGTTGTATCAACAAAACTAATGATTTCATAGAAATATAAAGAATCAAACAGAAAATTATTGGCATATTAAAATAACCAGTGTTGGGCATGTTActttaaagaagtaattagttatagttactagttacttctcACAAATAGTAACTGAGTTAGTAACTGAGTTACATCATTATAAAAGTAACTAATTTACCAGGGAAAGTAACTACtgtgttacttaaaaaaaatgctcatatatGTCAAATAACCTGAATGCTtaaaagaacgaaagaaagaaagaaaaaaaattgtctcctccgtgtcaccctagCGCCactttggagagtatccactgtcgaactgttgaataaagtttttttaatattttttttttttttttttttttgcgcacaaaaagtattcttgtagctttgtaaagttgaacccctgatgtcgcATGGATTATTATGGGTCAATGAGACAGTCATatgcctcctggttttcatccagaatatcttaaattgtgttctgaagatgaacaaggCTTTTAAGagattggaacgacatgggggtaagtgattaatgacaacattttcattttggggtggagtatccctttaaaagctgaagaattccaaaggaactccattattttgacaggaaaatatacaacaaagaatatcgtttatATGTAGCGCGTCAATTCTGCATCTTATGTAAGACTCTCTAGCTTTGTATCTTCTTTGCGTGTTAAAAGCGACAGCGAGTCGTGTGCCGTAACACTAGTTTACTGTCAAATACAGGTGCacatccattcagatgaactgaaaaataaaattataataatgttataataaattattgtaacGCCGCATTTTATTGTCAGTAATCATAACGGCGTTGAAATGGGGGAGGCacgtttccattacccttcaaattgcgaAATGAAAATAGGCCTAATGGAAATGCATCAATTTCGCAAATACGCCCATATATCGCAAAAAGGTTTTATGATCGCATGAGGTGTTTTTTCAGGCAATGCGAAAAGGGAATAAttcgcaaaactgcaatggaaatgGGTTTTTCGCATTTACAGGTCACATTGTGTAGCttatgtaaaaagtcatatgatcattcttcaataagggactttccctaccattaatgcttagacaatttattacactgcacacatctgcagCGCGGTGTGGCTCTGATACAGCCACTGAAACTGATTGCAgtcactctagtcaatgcttgtgtttattccaGCCACACCACACATGTTTCTGAAGTGGCTCTCTGTGCTATGTATAAGCATATacgcctcctttgaataaatatagccaaaatcccaccaaaatccattgccatgacttatcgcgagAGGCAAAAGGTTTAGGTTTTAATCGCATAACATTGAACATGGAAACGACGTCATTTCGCAACACTATTTTaatcgacatttataaaatattgtcacagttttgcacaaatctgtaatggaaatgcgcctattaattaatttgattactcgttactgaaaaaaaattcgCCGTTTATTTATAATGCTGTTATTTCCATCACTGAAAATAACAAACACTACATGAGGCTAtagcaacaaaatacaatataaacacgTCAATCACTATATGAGCACAGAAAAAATTGCCTTAGCACCAGCTTATAGGCAACACAAAACCACACTGTATAGACTGGAATGCCATACATTTCAATCTGTTCTTCACATGAAGCTACTGTAACTT comes from the Cyprinus carpio isolate SPL01 chromosome B21, ASM1834038v1, whole genome shotgun sequence genome and includes:
- the LOC109055859 gene encoding protein CROWDED NUCLEI 3-like isoform X1, which translates into the protein MKTTEENLRTKVTEMERKNSENMRELQDLHKELDAHKARMNQLNKELDDSQSRENHLSQQMDALKKKKYELKEELYALRYYKRQLDVELMAFNEREREKFLPTKIQLEHNRLQEQREAGLQAPAQEEHDRQKTLDKREVELDEREKKLLQTTGSQHVDHISTAVTPSCVIVSEDKPKSQEDTGSPESEGLKLVRQDSKKLAPPNMSENKVKPQSERKCEMESRITDSQTSRSLKGEVLKPVRRNSIRDRPSMSEDTLKPQENTGYLEFEGLEINCVTKQQGNTVDSLNVFWSEECQYPSELSSEF